TCCAACCGGATCTCGCCGGTGGCGGCGAACGGCCTGGCGACGCTTGCGAAGCTCGCGCCAGGGCGGATCGACTTCGGTGTGGGCACCGGCTTCACCGGCCGGCGCACGATGGGGCAGGACGCGATCAAGCTCGCCGAGATGGAGCGCTACATCGCCGAGGTGCGCGGCCTGCTTCGCGGCGAGACGGTCGAAGCGCTGCTCGAGGGCGAGAAGAAGAAGATCCGCTTCTTGAATCCCGAGCTCGGCCTGATCCACCTGGGCGCGGAAATTCCGCTGCACCTCTCCGCGTTCGGCCCGAACGCGCGCGCGCTGGTCGCGAAGCTCGGCGCGGGCTGGGCGTTCTTCAGCGGCGCGCAGGCGCCGGCGCTGGGGGCGCTTGCGGGAATGCAGGCGAGCTGGAAGTCCGCGGGCCGAAGCGAATCGCTCTACGCGAACCTGTTCACGCTCGGATGCGTGCTCGCGCCGGGCGAGCGCCCGACCAGCAAGCGGGCGCTCGCGCAGGCGGGACCGCTCGCCGCGGTTCTGTTCCACGACCTGGTCGAACGCAGCACGCTCGGCGAGGTCATGGGCGCGCTGCCGCCGTTCCTCTCCGACGCGGTCGGTCGCTACGCCGAGATGTACCAGAAGTACGAGCCCGCCGACGCGCGCTGGCTCGCGGTGCACCGCGGCCACCTGATGTTCGTGCGCCCCGAGGAGCGGCCGTTCCTCACCCGGGAGCTGATCGAGGCCTTCACGTTCACCGGGCGGCCCGACGCACTGCGCGGGCGGGTCGAGGAGCTCCGCGACGCCGGCTACGCGCAGCTCACGATCCAGCTCGTCGAGGGCCAGGAGAGCGCGCTCGCCGACTGGGCGAAGCTGCTCGGGCCGCTGGGTCTGCGGAAGCCTGTGAGGCGAACGCGGAGCCGGCGCCGCTAGCCGCTGCGGTCTGCGCCTTGCGGCTTCTGGAGCTGCGCGCGAAGCGCGAGCCGCCAGGACTCCGAATCCGGCGAGGCTACACCGCGAAGCGACAGGTCGTCGGCGACCAGCCAGAGCGCGTGGCGAAGCCGCGCGCGGTCGCGCTCGAGCTCGGGCGAGGGCGTCGCGCTCTCGCCGCCGAGCGCGAGCGCCGCCACCGAGTCGGTCGGTCCGAAGAGGTCCGTGCCCGCGACGTCGGCCCAGAACGCCTCGAGCTCGACGCGCATCTCCTCGCGCGCCGCGAGCGAGCGGACCGCGAGCGCCTGCGGCGTGTGGCCGTATTTGGCGAGCAGGCGCGCGATCTCGTCGAGCGGGGTCACTTCTCGGGCCAGCCCGCGCTCTTCTCCTCGACGATCCGCCAGCCGCCGTCCGGTCCGGCGCCGAGCACGAGCTCGATCGCGCTCGAGCCCGCGTCCTGCGAGCTCCGCCGCGTGGCGCGCACGCGAACGCGCTCGCCCTCGGTCTCGAAGACGGGCTCGCGCCAATCGACCGAGATGCCCTCGACCTGCTCGCGCGCGATCGCCTCTCGGACCACGAGCTTGTACTCCGATCCGCGCAGGCCCCGATCGCCGGCGAGGGTGACCGACGCGTCCACGCCGTAGCAGTCGGTGAGCTGATCGTCCTGGCGGCGCAGCAGGTCGCGACAGTGCTCGAACAGACGCCGTGCGGTGTCGGACGGCGACTCGCCCGCTTTGGCGTGAACCAGCGCCGGGCGGTCGGTCTCGACCTGCGTCCGCGCCTCGATCGACTTCGCGCGCTCCCCGTCGCGGCGGATCGAGACGGGCAGGAGCAGCGTGTCGGCCACCAGCGAGAACGGCAGGTCGACCGCCGTGAGCACCACCCAGCCGAACGACAGGTGCAGGAACGCCGGGCCCATGATCCCGAGGTCCTTGCGCACGCCGCTGTACACGTACGGGCCCTCGTACCCGCGGCCGAGCTGAGTGTCGAGCGACATGCAGCCCGGCGCGGCGAGAAGCAGCGCGAGCAGGCCGGCGAGCGGACGCGGCGAGACCACCGGCTAGCGCTCCGCGGTGACGATCCAGGCGGCGTAGGCCATCCGGATGCCGTCGGCCTTTGCGTTGGCTTCGAGCGCCGCGCGCATCGAGGCGAGCGCCGCGTCGCGCTGGGCATCGGTCGCCCCGCGCAGCGCGCTTCCCGCGGGGCCGATCTCGGTCGCGAACGCGAGCGCCTCGTCGACCGTGCGGCCCAGCGAGATCTCGCCGAGCAGCGCCTCGTGCGCCACGCCGCGAAAGCCCGCGCGCTCGAGGATTCCGCGCACGCGCGCCGCGTCGGCGAAGGCGAATGGCCCGGGCGCGTCCGGCGCGGCCGGCGGGGGCATCGGCACGTGCTTGGCGATCGCGGCGATCGATTCGCGCATCCACGGGTTCTGCCCCAGCGCCTGCCAGCAGGCGAACGCGAGCCGGCCGCCGGGCCGGAGCGCGCGCCGCAGGTTCGCGAACGCCGCGTCGGGCTCGGCGAAGAACATCACGCCGAAGCGCGAGAAGATCAGGTCTACACTTTCAGGTGTGAACGCGTAGGTCTGCGCGTCGGCGTTCTCGAATTCCGCGTTCGCGACCTTCTCCGCGCGCGCGCGCTCGCGCGCCAGCCCCAGCATCGGCGCCGAGATGTCCACGCCGAGCACGCTGCCCTTCGCGCCGACGCGCGCGGCGAGCTCGAGCGTGGTGCGTCCCGCGCCGCAGCCGACGTCGAGAACGCGCTCGCCGCTCGCGGGCCGCGCGCGCTCCATCGCGGCCAGGCCGATCGGCGCGAGCATGGCGTCCATTCGCGCGCTCTCGGCGACCCACTTCGGTCCCGCCTGCAGGTTCCAGTACTCGATCTGCTCCGCGTTCGGTCCCGTCGGCTGCATGCGTTCCTCCCCGGTAAGAGCCGGATTCTAGTGGGTTTTGACCCACTTGACCGAAGTACGAAAAAAGAGCGAAAATCCGCTCGTGCGCTCGGAACCGGAGACCGCGACTCCCCGAATCGACCAGCTCCGCGAGCTTCTGCTCGAGGCAGGCCTCGGCGATCGGGTTCGCGTGGGCGCTTCGTGTCCCCCAGCCGAAGCCCCGCCGGCGGTTCCGAGAACCCACCGCACGGCGATCGAAAGACCGGACAACCCCGGGGCGGAGGAGGCGTTCTCCCCGGACGCCCTCCTCCGCCCCCATTCGCGCGCGTCCGGCCCCGCGAGCGAGGGGCGGCTGATCGAGCTCGCGGGCGCGCGCTCGTCTGGCAAGACCGCGCTCGCCTATCGCATGGC
This Deltaproteobacteria bacterium DNA region includes the following protein-coding sequences:
- a CDS encoding class I SAM-dependent methyltransferase yields the protein MQPTGPNAEQIEYWNLQAGPKWVAESARMDAMLAPIGLAAMERARPASGERVLDVGCGAGRTTLELAARVGAKGSVLGVDISAPMLGLARERARAEKVANAEFENADAQTYAFTPESVDLIFSRFGVMFFAEPDAAFANLRRALRPGGRLAFACWQALGQNPWMRESIAAIAKHVPMPPPAAPDAPGPFAFADAARVRGILERAGFRGVAHEALLGEISLGRTVDEALAFATEIGPAGSALRGATDAQRDAALASMRAALEANAKADGIRMAYAAWIVTAER
- a CDS encoding YceK/YidQ family lipoprotein: MSLDTQLGRGYEGPYVYSGVRKDLGIMGPAFLHLSFGWVVLTAVDLPFSLVADTLLLPVSIRRDGERAKSIEARTQVETDRPALVHAKAGESPSDTARRLFEHCRDLLRRQDDQLTDCYGVDASVTLAGDRGLRGSEYKLVVREAIAREQVEGISVDWREPVFETEGERVRVRATRRSSQDAGSSAIELVLGAGPDGGWRIVEEKSAGWPEK
- a CDS encoding LLM class flavin-dependent oxidoreductase — encoded protein: MDFGIALASTTESWRAAKRAEALGFKYAWFYDTQLLNPDVFVCMALAARETKRIRLGTGVLIPSNRISPVAANGLATLAKLAPGRIDFGVGTGFTGRRTMGQDAIKLAEMERYIAEVRGLLRGETVEALLEGEKKKIRFLNPELGLIHLGAEIPLHLSAFGPNARALVAKLGAGWAFFSGAQAPALGALAGMQASWKSAGRSESLYANLFTLGCVLAPGERPTSKRALAQAGPLAAVLFHDLVERSTLGEVMGALPPFLSDAVGRYAEMYQKYEPADARWLAVHRGHLMFVRPEERPFLTRELIEAFTFTGRPDALRGRVEELRDAGYAQLTIQLVEGQESALADWAKLLGPLGLRKPVRRTRSRRR